From a region of the Equus przewalskii isolate Varuska chromosome 2, EquPr2, whole genome shotgun sequence genome:
- the POLR3D gene encoding DNA-directed RNA polymerase III subunit RPC4, producing MSEGNAAGEPSAPGGPRPLLSGARGLIGRRPAPPLTPGRLPSIRSRDLTLGGVKKKTFTPNIISRKIKEEPKEEVTIKKEKRERDRDRQREGHGRGRGRPEVIQSHSIFEQGPAEMMKKKGNWDKTVDVSDIGPSHIINIKKEKRETDEETKQILRMLEKDDFIDDPGLRNDTRNMPVQLPLAHSGWLFKEESEEPDVKPSLAGPKEEDMEVDVPVVKVKEEPRDEEEEAKVKAPPRAARKTPGLPKDVSVAELLRELSLAQEEELLFLQLPDTLPGQPPTQDIKPIKTEVQSEDGQVVVIKQEKDREARLAENACTLADLTEGQVGKLLIRRSGKVQLLLGKVTLDVTVGTACSFLQELVSVGLGDSRTGEMTVLGHVKHKLVCSPDFESLLDHKHR from the exons ATGTCGGAAGGAAACGCCGCGGGCGAGCCCAGCGCTCCGGGAGGGCCCCGACCTCTCCTCTCGGGGGCCCGGGGGCTCATCGGACGGCGGCCGGCGCCTCCCCTCACGCCGGGCCGCCTTCCCTCCATCCGCTCCAGGGACCTCACCCTCGGGGGAGTCAAGAAG AAAACCTTCACCCCAAACATCATCAGTCGGAAGATCAAGGAAGA GCCCAAGGAAGAAGTAACCATCAAGAAGGAGAAGCGTGAAAGGGATAGAGACCGACAGCGAGAGGGTCATGGGCGGGGCCGGGGTCGCCCAGAAGTGATCCAGTCCCACTCCATCTTTGAGCAGGGCCCAGctgaaatgatgaagaaaaagg GGAACTGGGATAAGACAGTGGATGTCTCGGACATTGGGCCCTCTCACATCATCAAcatcaaaaaagagaagagggagacagatgaagaaacaaaacagatcTTGCGCATGCTGGAGAAGGATGAT TTCATCGATGACCCTGGGCTGAGGAATGACACTCGAAACATGCCTGTGCAGCTGCCGCTGGCTCACTCAGGGTGGCTTTTTAAAGAAGAGAGTGAAGAACCGGATGTTAAGCCTTCGTTGGCTGGCCCCAAGGAGGAGGACATGGAGGTGGATGTGCCTGTTGTGAAAG TGAAAGAGGAGCCAcgagacgaggaggaggaggccaaggTGAAGGCTCCTCCCAGAGCAGCCAGGAAGACCCCAGGCCTCCCGAAGGATGTCTCTGTGGCAGAGCTACTCAGGGAGCTGAGCCTCGCCCAGGAGGAAGAGCTGCTGTTCctccagctgccggacacgctcCCTGGCCAGCCACCTACTCAGGACATCAAGCCTATCAAGACAGAGGTGCAGAGCGAGGATGGACAGGTGGTGGTTATAAAGCAGGAGAAAGACCGG GAAGCCAGGCTGGCGGAGAATGCTTGTACCCTGGCTGACCTGACAGAGGGCCAGGTTGGCAAGTTGCTCATCCGCAGGTCAGGGAAGGTGCAGCTCCTCCTGGGCAAGGTGACTCTGGATGTGACCGTGGGGACCGCCTGCTCTTTCCTGCAG GAGCTGGTGTCTGTGGGCCTTGGAGACAGTAGGACGGGTGAAATGACAGTCCTGGGACATGTAAAGCACAAACTTGTGTGTTCCCCCGATTTTGAATCCCTCTTGGATCACAAACACCGGTAA